A single window of Cellulomonas sp. NTE-D12 DNA harbors:
- a CDS encoding sugar ABC transporter permease — MRRYTGLRAYGYLAPAAVLFTLFLALPIVYALYLSFRTVKVKGLGLGRGARTEVWAGLSNYQHALVGDPDFMASVVRVTLYGLVLVPTMLGLALLFALLLDARGTRARGFSRVSIFLPYAVPAVIASLLWGFLYLPRVSPFLYVAARLGWPQPDVLSQQWVTFAIANIGLWGGVGFNMIVIYTALKAIPSELYEAARLDGASEAAIAWRIKVPVVLPSLILTFLFSMIATLQVFAEPMTLRPLTNTISSTWSPLMKVYRDAFTRNDIYSAAATSVVIALATFVLSFGFLRLVQRRAFSQENS, encoded by the coding sequence GTGCGCCGCTACACCGGGCTGAGGGCCTACGGGTACCTCGCACCCGCGGCGGTGCTCTTCACCCTCTTCCTCGCGCTGCCGATCGTGTACGCGCTCTACCTGAGCTTCCGCACCGTCAAGGTCAAGGGTCTGGGCCTCGGTCGCGGCGCCCGCACGGAGGTGTGGGCGGGGCTGAGCAACTACCAGCACGCCCTCGTCGGGGACCCGGACTTCATGGCGTCGGTGGTCCGGGTGACGCTGTACGGCCTGGTGCTGGTGCCGACGATGCTCGGGCTCGCCCTGCTGTTCGCGCTGCTGCTCGACGCGCGCGGCACGCGCGCCCGCGGCTTCTCCCGCGTGTCGATCTTCCTGCCGTACGCGGTCCCGGCCGTCATCGCCTCGCTCCTGTGGGGCTTCCTCTACCTGCCGCGCGTCAGCCCGTTCCTGTACGTGGCCGCGCGGCTCGGTTGGCCGCAGCCCGACGTGCTCTCGCAGCAGTGGGTGACGTTCGCGATCGCCAACATCGGCCTGTGGGGCGGCGTCGGCTTCAACATGATCGTCATCTACACGGCGCTGAAGGCGATCCCCAGCGAGCTGTACGAGGCGGCGCGGCTCGACGGCGCGTCGGAGGCGGCGATCGCCTGGCGGATCAAGGTCCCGGTGGTGCTGCCGTCCCTGATCCTCACCTTCCTGTTCTCGATGATCGCGACGCTCCAGGTGTTCGCCGAGCCCATGACGCTGCGGCCGCTGACCAACACGATCTCCTCCACGTGGAGCCCGCTGATGAAGGTGTACCGGGACGCCTTCACCCGCAACGACATCTACTCCGCCGCCGCCACCTCCGTGGTGATCGCGCTGGCCACCTTCGTCCTCTCGTTCGGCTTCCTGCGCCTGGTGCAGCGCCGTGCCTTCAGCCAGGAGAACAGCTGA
- a CDS encoding carbohydrate ABC transporter permease, with protein MATVLSDPTVAPPRTGTVRRRPRVATARPNRLGTVVLLIGALYCLLPVAWVLTASTKSANELFSTLTFAPSTHLWDNIRQLSAYRGGLYWRWMANTALYAGVGALASTLVSAMAGYGLAKFVFPGKKAVFNVILAGVLVPGVVLAIPQYLLLAKVGLTNTYWSVLLPSTISPYGIYLARIYAAASVPDDVIEAARTDGAREWRVFSSISVPMMMPGLVTVFLFQFVAIWNNFMLPYIMLGNDRLFPITVGLSGLLNQGASQPAMYTSVITGALLSVVPLGALFLTLQRYWQVDLAAGAVKA; from the coding sequence ATGGCCACCGTCCTGAGCGACCCGACGGTCGCGCCCCCCCGGACCGGCACGGTCCGTCGCCGCCCGCGCGTGGCCACCGCGCGTCCCAACCGGCTCGGCACGGTGGTGCTGCTGATCGGCGCGCTGTACTGCCTGCTGCCCGTGGCGTGGGTGCTGACGGCGTCGACCAAGAGCGCGAACGAGCTGTTCTCCACCCTCACGTTCGCGCCGTCCACGCACCTGTGGGACAACATCCGGCAGCTGTCCGCCTACCGCGGAGGCCTGTACTGGCGGTGGATGGCCAACACGGCGCTGTACGCCGGCGTCGGCGCGCTGGCCTCGACGCTCGTGTCCGCGATGGCGGGGTACGGGCTGGCGAAGTTCGTCTTCCCCGGCAAGAAGGCCGTGTTCAACGTGATCCTGGCCGGTGTGCTGGTCCCGGGCGTGGTGCTGGCCATCCCGCAGTACCTGCTGCTGGCCAAGGTTGGCCTGACCAACACGTACTGGTCGGTCCTGCTGCCGAGCACGATCAGCCCTTACGGCATCTACCTGGCACGCATCTACGCCGCCGCGTCGGTGCCGGACGACGTGATCGAGGCGGCCCGCACCGACGGCGCACGCGAGTGGCGGGTGTTCAGCTCGATCTCGGTGCCGATGATGATGCCCGGGCTGGTGACGGTGTTCCTGTTCCAGTTCGTCGCCATCTGGAACAACTTCATGCTGCCCTACATCATGCTGGGCAACGACCGGCTGTTCCCGATCACCGTCGGGCTGTCCGGACTGCTCAACCAGGGCGCCTCGCAGCCCGCGATGTACACGTCCGTGATCACCGGCGCCCTGCTGTCGGTCGTCCCGCTCGGCGCCCTGTTTCTCACGCTGCAGCGGTACTGGCAGGTGGACCTGGCGGCCGGTGCGGTGAAGGCGTGA